One genomic region from Motacilla alba alba isolate MOTALB_02 chromosome 5, Motacilla_alba_V1.0_pri, whole genome shotgun sequence encodes:
- the APLNR gene encoding apelin receptor has product MEEATDAYTYGFDNDTECDYAEWGPSLALLPTIYLLVFLLGTTGNGLVLWTVFKGGRDRRRSADTFIANLAVADLTFVVTLPLWAAYAWLGYHWPFGTAACKVSSYLVFVNMYASVFCLTGLSFDRYLAIVRPLATAKLRSRVSGLVATVALWLLAALLALPALVLRRAAAIGGDTKITCYMDYGDLAAQGTEGAWEVGLGLSSTALGFVAPFAVMLTCYFFIARTVATHFRRERAEGPRKRKRLLTIITVLVAAFGGCWLPFHLVKTLYVLMDLEVLPWSCAFHTFLNNLHPYCTGIAYINSCLNPFLYAFFDPRFRHACAALLCCRTPGPGPERSASYSSGHSHPPAGKGGPGPGGKLDPATQETLFRS; this is encoded by the coding sequence ATGGAGGAGGCGACGGACGCCTACACCTACGGCTTCGACAACGACACGGAGTGCGACTACGCGGAGTGGGGCCCCtcgctggccctgctgcccaccatCTACCTGCTGGTCTTCCTGCTGGGCACCACGGGCAACGGGCTCGTCCTCTGGACCGTCTTCAAGGGCGGCCGCGACCGCCGGCGCTCGGCCGACACCTTCATCGCCAACCTGGCCGTGGCCGACCTCACCTTCGTGGTCACCCTGCCCCTCTGGGCCGCCTACGCCTGGCTGGGCTACCACTGGCCCTTCGGCACGGCCGCCTGCAAGGTCAGCAGCTACCTGGTGTTCGTCAACATGTACGCCAGCGTCTTCTGCCTGACCGGCCTCAGCTTCGACCGCTACCTGGCCATCGTGCGGCCGCTGGCCACCGCCAAGCTGCGCTCGCGGGTCAGCGGGCTGGTGGCCACCGTGGCGCTGTGGCTCCTGGCcgccctgctggccctgcccgcCCTGGTGCTGCGGCGGGCGGCCGCCATCGGCGGGGACACCAAGATCACCTGCTACATGGACTACGGGGACCTGGCGGCGCAGGGGACGGAGGGCGCCTgggaggtggggctggggctctcCTCCACCGCCCTGGGCTTCGTGGCCCCGTTCGCCGTGATGCTGACCTGCTACTTCTTCATCGCCCGCACCGTGGCCACTCACTTCCGCCGGGAGCGGGCCGAGGGGCCCCGCAAGCGCAAGCGCCTGCTCACCATCATCACGGTGCTGGTGGCCGCCTTcgggggctgctggctgcccttcCACCTGGTCAAGACCCTCTACGTGCTGATGGACCTGGAGGTGCTGCCCTGGTCCTGCGCCTTCCACACCTTCCTCAACAACCTCCATCCCTACTGCACGGGCATCGCCTACATCAACAGCTGCCTCAACCCCTTCCTCTACGCCTTCTTCGACCCCCGCTTCCGCCACGCCTGCGCCGCCCTCCTCTGCTGCCGgacccccggccccggccccgagcGCTCCGCCAGCTACTCCTCGGGGCACAGCCACCCCCCCGCTGGCAagggcggccccggcccggggggcAAGCTGGACCCCGCCACCCAGGAGACGCTCTTCCGCTCCTGA
- the P2RX3 gene encoding P2X purinoceptor 3 yields the protein MSLPRSRTRWVSDFFSYETTKSVVVKSWVVGVVNRGVQLLILAYFVGWVFLHEKAYQVRDTAIESSVVTKVKGVGRYAGQVMDTADYVTPPQGTSVFVVVTKQIRTEDQAQGVCPESEAAFHCSADRDCRELSPGTSNGLLTGRCVPYNATLRTCEIQGWCPPEVDTVDVPVMLEAENFTLLIKNSIRFPLFGFEKTNLPPPGSGVELGRCRFHPQLQPLCPILRLGDVARLAGQDFPALAATGGVLGIKIGWVCDLDRAWERCLPRYSFTRLDSLARTPAPGYNFRHARYYRWPDGSERRTLIKAFGIRFDVLVYGSAGKFGIVPTLINTVAAFTSIGVGTVLCDIILLNFLKGAEHYKARKFEEVSEAGVPATPSACPPGALGTCSRDKQSTDSGTFSLGL from the exons ATGTCCCTCCCGCGCTCCCGCACCCGCTGGGTGAGCGACTTCTTCTCCTACGAGACCACCAAGTCGGTGGTGGTGAAGAGCTGGGTGGTGGGCGTCGTCAACCGCGGCGTCCAGCTCCTCATCCTCGCCTACTTCGTCGG ctgggtGTTCCTCCATGAGAAAGCGTACCAGGTGCGGGACACCGCCATCGAGTCCTCCGTGGTCACCAAGGTGAAGGGCGTGGGGCGCTACGCGGGGCAGGTGATGGACACGGCCGACTACGTCACGCCCCCC CAGGGCACCTCGGTGTTCGTGGTGGTCACCAAGCAGATCCGGACCGAGGACCAGGCGCAGGGCGTGTGCCCGGAG AGCGAAGCCGCGTTCCACTGCTCGGCGGACCGGGACTGCCGGGAGCTGAGCCCGGGCACGAGCAACG GGCTGCTGACAGGGCGCTGCGTCCCCTACAACGCGACCCTGCGCACCTGCGAGATCCAGGGCTGGTGCCCGCCCGAGGTGGACACCGTTGACGT CCCCGTCATGCTGGAAGCCGAGAACTTCACCCTCCTCATCAAGAACAGCATCCGCTTTCCGCTCTTCGGCTTCGAGAA gacCAACCTGCCACCCCCTGGCAGTGGGGTGGAGCTGGGCCGGTGTCGCTTccacccacagctgcagcccctgtgccccatCCTGCGCCTGGGGGACGTGGCACGTCTGGCTGGGCAGGACTTCCCTGCACTGGCTGCCACC ggaggggtgcTGGGGATCAAGATCGGGTGGGTGTGTGACCTGGACCGGGCCTGGGAGCGCTGCCTGCCCCGCTACTCCTTCACCCGCCTGGACAGCCTGGCCCGGACTCCTGCCCCTGGATACAACTTCAG GCACGCCAGGTACTACCGCTGGCCCGATGGCTCCGAGCGCCGCACCCTCATCAAGGCCTTTGGGATCCGCTTTGATGTCCTGGTGTATGGCAGT gcCGGGAAGTTCGGCATCGTTCCCACCCTCATCAACACGGTGGCCGCTTTCACCTCCATCGGTGTG GGCACGGTGCTGTGCGACATCATCCTGCTGAACTTCCTCAAGGGCGCCGAGCACTACAAGGCCCGCAAGTTCGAGGAG GTGTCAGAGGCCGGCGTGCCCGCCACCCCCTCAGCGTGTCCCCCCGGGGCGCTGGGGACCTGCTCCCGGGACAAGCAATCCACCGACTCGGGCACCTTCTCCCTCGGCCTCTAG